A genomic stretch from Halobellus sp. LT62 includes:
- a CDS encoding DNA-binding protein, translated as MTETHSTETVADRPERADYACEDCGRRFYTEDLLNLHRGVTHPSALDEAERDAYREVYAAEERAIRSFRLRALGILVLLYFGFLFLYVFYAS; from the coding sequence ATGACGGAAACTCACTCCACCGAAACCGTTGCGGACCGCCCCGAGCGAGCCGACTACGCCTGCGAGGACTGCGGCCGTCGGTTCTACACCGAGGACTTACTGAACTTACACCGCGGCGTCACCCACCCGAGCGCGCTCGACGAGGCTGAGCGCGACGCCTACCGCGAGGTCTACGCCGCCGAGGAACGCGCGATCCGCTCGTTCCGCCTCCGCGCGCTCGGAATCCTCGTGCTGTTGTACTTCGGATTCCTCTTTCTCTACGTGTTCTATGCCTCGTGA
- the gatD gene encoding Glu-tRNA(Gln) amidotransferase subunit GatD: MNAGDRVRVERAGVTNEGVLMPSSTPEHLVVKLDGGYNVGIAREDADVDVVESNVYDVEAAQSESEESEIAFDDDLPTVSLISTGGTIASTVDYRTGAVTAQFDAEDVLRAVPDLAGRANYRGRVVTNILSENMTPAVWKELAEAVAEEIRAGADGVVVMHGTDTMQFSASALSYMLDTPVPIVFTGSQRSADRPSSDNVMNAVCAVEAAMADAAEVLVCMHGSTSDDVCALHRGTRVRKNHTSRRDAFETVGAEPLGEVDYDAETVEFHREYAERDAVDLDVSTELNESVDLLKFTPGLDVDRYAATLREADLDGLIVEGTGLGHVHTDLIPVLKGLVDDGVVVAMTSQCLEGRVCDRVYDTGRDLIDAGVVETGDTLPGTAKVKLMWALEHCEDPADAMGRPLAGELQQRSVPWT, from the coding sequence ATGAACGCCGGAGACCGCGTCCGCGTCGAACGCGCGGGCGTCACGAACGAGGGCGTCCTGATGCCCTCCTCGACGCCGGAACACCTCGTCGTCAAGCTCGACGGCGGGTACAACGTGGGGATCGCGCGCGAAGACGCCGACGTGGACGTCGTCGAATCGAACGTCTACGACGTCGAAGCCGCACAGTCGGAATCGGAAGAAAGCGAGATCGCCTTCGACGACGACCTGCCGACGGTCTCACTCATCTCGACCGGCGGCACCATCGCCTCGACGGTCGACTACCGCACCGGCGCGGTGACAGCGCAGTTCGACGCCGAGGACGTGCTGCGCGCCGTCCCCGACCTCGCGGGCCGGGCCAACTACCGCGGCCGCGTCGTCACGAACATCCTCTCGGAGAACATGACACCCGCGGTCTGGAAAGAGCTCGCCGAGGCCGTCGCCGAGGAGATCCGCGCCGGTGCCGACGGCGTCGTCGTGATGCACGGCACCGACACGATGCAGTTCTCCGCGTCGGCGCTGTCGTACATGCTCGACACGCCCGTTCCGATCGTCTTCACCGGCAGCCAGCGCTCGGCGGATCGCCCCTCCTCGGACAACGTGATGAACGCGGTCTGCGCCGTCGAGGCCGCGATGGCCGACGCCGCCGAGGTGCTCGTCTGTATGCACGGCTCCACGTCCGACGACGTCTGCGCGCTCCACCGCGGCACGCGCGTCCGCAAGAACCACACCTCCCGACGCGACGCCTTCGAGACGGTCGGCGCGGAGCCGCTGGGGGAAGTAGACTACGACGCCGAAACCGTCGAGTTCCATCGCGAATACGCCGAGCGCGACGCCGTCGACCTCGACGTGAGCACGGAGTTGAACGAGAGCGTCGACCTCCTGAAGTTCACGCCCGGACTGGACGTCGACCGCTACGCGGCGACGCTCCGAGAGGCCGACCTCGACGGGCTGATCGTCGAGGGGACCGGTCTCGGGCACGTCCACACCGATCTGATCCCGGTGCTCAAAGGTCTCGTCGACGACGGCGTCGTCGTCGCGATGACGAGTCAGTGTCTGGAGGGCCGCGTCTGCGACCGCGTCTACGACACCGGTCGCGACCTCATCGACGCCGGGGTCGTCGAGACCGGCGACACGCTCCCGGGCACGGCGAAGGTGAAGCTGATGTGGGCACTCGAACACTGCGAGGACCCGGCCGACGCGATGGGACGCCCGCTGGCGGGCGAGTTGCAGCAGCGTTCGGTGCCGTGGACGTAG
- the msrB gene encoding peptide-methionine (R)-S-oxide reductase MsrB has translation MANETTEDLPDSEAAWRERLTDEQYEILRERGTEPKFSGEYLDVDDEGTFRCAGCGAALFDSDTKFDSNSGWPSFFDADEDAIETKTDTRHGMRRIEVRCRNCGGHLGHVFDDGPEPTGKRYCINSLALEFDPDE, from the coding sequence ATGGCGAACGAGACGACTGAAGACCTACCTGACTCCGAGGCGGCGTGGCGCGAGCGACTCACCGACGAGCAGTACGAGATCCTGCGAGAGCGCGGGACGGAGCCGAAGTTCAGCGGCGAGTACCTCGACGTCGACGACGAGGGGACGTTCCGCTGTGCGGGCTGCGGTGCGGCGCTGTTCGACAGCGACACGAAGTTCGACTCGAACTCGGGGTGGCCCTCGTTCTTCGACGCCGACGAGGACGCCATCGAGACGAAAACGGATACCCGACACGGGATGCGGCGGATCGAGGTGCGCTGTCGGAACTGCGGCGGCCACCTCGGACACGTCTTCGACGACGGCCCGGAGCCGACCGGCAAGCGCTACTGCATCAACTCGCTGGCGTTGGAGTTCGATCCCGACGAGTGA
- a CDS encoding universal stress protein, translated as MFERILLPTDGTDSMDAVVETAADIAERRGAEVHVLYVIDDRAFLTLEEQMKTDVLTELEVEGEAATDRAAARLRDAGLEVTTAIREGDPADEILAYADVVGADLITMGTRRGDYAKNMMGSVSQEVVARSAVPVLTTNLVAEE; from the coding sequence ATGTTCGAGCGAATCTTACTGCCGACCGACGGAACTGACTCGATGGACGCGGTCGTCGAGACCGCGGCCGACATCGCGGAGCGACGCGGGGCCGAGGTGCACGTTCTCTACGTCATCGACGATCGGGCGTTCCTCACGCTCGAAGAGCAGATGAAGACCGACGTGCTCACCGAACTCGAAGTCGAGGGCGAAGCCGCGACCGACCGCGCCGCCGCGCGCCTGCGGGACGCCGGACTCGAAGTCACGACCGCGATCCGCGAGGGCGACCCGGCCGACGAGATCCTCGCGTACGCGGATGTCGTCGGGGCGGACCTCATCACGATGGGCACCCGACGGGGCGACTACGCGAAGAATATGATGGGCAGCGTCTCACAGGAAGTCGTCGCGCGCTCGGCGGTACCCGTTCTCACGACGAATCTCGTCGCCGAGGAGTGA